A DNA window from Enterobacter asburiae contains the following coding sequences:
- the nrdD gene encoding anaerobic ribonucleoside-triphosphate reductase, which produces MTPHVMKRDGCKVPFKSERIQEAILRAAKAAGVDDADYCATVAEIVSSQMNERSQVDISEIQTAVENQLMAGPYKQLARAYIEYRHDRDVQREKRGRLNQEIRGLVEQTNSALLNENANKDSKVIPTQRDLLAGIVAKHYARQHLLPRDVVSAHERGEIHYHDLDYSPFFPMFNCMLIDLKGMLTHGFKMGNAEIEPPKSISTATAVTAQIIAQVASHIYGGTTINRIDEVLAPFVTASFNKHRKTAEEWQIPDADGYAHSRTEKECYDAFQSLEYEVNTLHTANGQTPFVTFGFGLGTSWESRLIQQSILRNRISGLGKNRKTAVFPKLVFAIRDGLNHKFGDPNYDIKQLALECASKRMYPDILNYDQVVKVTGSFKTPMGCRSFLGVYEDENGEQIHDGRNNLGVISLNLPRIALEAKGNEAEFWTLLDERLQLARKALMTRIARLEGVKARVAPILYMEGACGVRLKADDDVSEIFKNGRASISLGYIGIHETINALAGDTHMYDSEALREKGIAIVQRLRDAVDQWKEETGYGFSLYSTPSENLCDRFCRLDTAEFGIVEGVTDKGYYTNSFHLDVEKKVNPYDKIDFEAAYPPIASGGFICYGEYPNIQHNLKALEDVWDYSYQHVPYYGTNTPIDECYECGFTGEFECTSKGFTCPKCGNHDAARVSVTRRVCGYLGSPDARPFNAGKQEEVKRRVKHLGNGQIG; this is translated from the coding sequence ATGACACCGCATGTGATGAAACGTGATGGCTGTAAAGTGCCGTTTAAATCAGAGCGCATCCAGGAAGCCATTCTGCGTGCAGCTAAAGCAGCGGGAGTCGATGACGCAGATTACTGCGCCACCGTCGCAGAAATCGTTAGCAGCCAGATGAACGAACGCAGCCAGGTCGATATCAGTGAGATCCAGACCGCGGTTGAGAACCAGCTGATGGCGGGGCCCTACAAGCAGCTGGCGCGCGCCTACATTGAGTACCGTCACGATCGTGACGTGCAGCGTGAGAAGCGCGGTCGTCTGAACCAGGAGATCCGTGGCCTGGTGGAGCAGACCAACTCCGCCCTGCTCAATGAAAACGCCAACAAAGACAGTAAAGTGATCCCGACCCAGCGCGACCTGCTGGCCGGTATCGTTGCCAAACACTATGCCCGTCAGCATCTGCTGCCGCGCGACGTGGTGTCGGCGCACGAGCGCGGTGAAATTCACTACCACGATCTCGACTATTCGCCGTTCTTCCCGATGTTCAACTGTATGCTGATCGACCTGAAGGGCATGCTGACCCACGGTTTTAAAATGGGTAACGCCGAGATTGAACCGCCTAAATCAATCTCCACGGCCACCGCCGTCACCGCGCAGATTATCGCTCAGGTCGCCAGCCATATTTACGGCGGCACCACGATTAACCGCATTGATGAAGTGCTGGCCCCGTTCGTGACGGCAAGCTTCAACAAGCATCGTAAAACGGCCGAAGAGTGGCAGATCCCGGACGCCGACGGCTACGCGCACTCCCGCACCGAGAAAGAGTGCTACGACGCCTTCCAGTCGCTGGAGTATGAAGTGAACACGCTGCATACCGCCAACGGCCAGACACCGTTTGTGACCTTCGGTTTTGGTCTGGGCACCAGCTGGGAATCACGCCTGATCCAGCAGTCCATCCTGCGCAACCGCATTTCCGGCCTCGGTAAAAACCGCAAAACGGCGGTGTTCCCGAAACTGGTGTTCGCCATTCGCGACGGCCTGAACCACAAGTTTGGCGATCCGAACTACGACATCAAACAGCTGGCGCTGGAGTGCGCGAGCAAACGCATGTATCCGGACATCCTGAACTACGATCAGGTCGTCAAAGTGACCGGTTCGTTTAAAACGCCAATGGGCTGCCGCAGCTTCCTCGGCGTGTACGAAGATGAAAACGGCGAGCAGATCCACGACGGGCGCAACAACCTGGGCGTCATCAGCCTGAACCTGCCGCGCATCGCGCTGGAGGCGAAAGGCAATGAAGCGGAATTCTGGACGCTGCTGGACGAGCGCCTGCAGCTGGCGCGTAAGGCGCTGATGACCCGCATCGCGCGCCTTGAAGGGGTCAAAGCCCGCGTCGCGCCGATCCTCTATATGGAAGGGGCCTGCGGCGTACGTCTGAAAGCGGACGATGACGTGTCGGAGATCTTCAAAAACGGTCGCGCGTCCATTTCGCTGGGCTATATCGGTATTCACGAGACCATCAACGCCCTGGCGGGCGATACGCATATGTACGACAGCGAGGCCCTGCGTGAGAAAGGCATCGCCATCGTTCAGCGCCTGCGCGACGCGGTTGACCAGTGGAAAGAGGAAACCGGCTACGGGTTTAGCCTCTACAGCACGCCGAGCGAGAACCTGTGCGACCGCTTCTGCCGTCTGGATACCGCCGAATTCGGGATCGTGGAAGGCGTGACCGACAAAGGGTATTACACCAACAGCTTCCACCTCGACGTGGAGAAAAAGGTGAACCCGTACGACAAGATCGACTTCGAAGCGGCCTATCCGCCGATCGCCAGCGGCGGCTTCATCTGCTACGGCGAGTACCCGAACATTCAGCACAACCTGAAGGCGCTGGAAGACGTGTGGGATTATAGCTATCAGCACGTGCCGTATTACGGGACCAACACGCCAATCGACGAGTGCTACGAGTGCGGCTTTACCGGCGAGTTTGAGTGCACCAGCAAAGGCTTCACCTGCCCGAAATGCGGCAACCACGATGCGGCTCGCGTCTCCGTGACCCGTCGCGTGTGCGGCTATCTCGGCAGCCCGGACGCGCGTCCGTTTAACGCCGGCAAGCAGGAAGAGGTGAAGCGTCGCGTGAAGCATTTGGGGAATGGGCAGATCGGGTAA
- the nrdG gene encoding anaerobic ribonucleoside-triphosphate reductase-activating protein, with protein MRYHQYYPVDIVNGPGTRCTLFVSGCVHECPGCYNKSTWRLNSGMPFTAEMEDRIVNDLNDSRIKRQGISLSGGDPLHPQNVPDILKLVKRIRRECAGKDIWVWTGYKLNELNAQQREVVDLINVLVDGKFVQDLKDPALIWRGSSNQVVHHLR; from the coding sequence ATGCGATATCATCAATACTACCCCGTCGACATCGTCAACGGCCCCGGCACCCGCTGCACCCTGTTCGTTTCAGGCTGCGTCCACGAATGCCCCGGCTGCTATAACAAAAGCACCTGGCGCTTAAATTCCGGCATGCCGTTCACCGCCGAAATGGAAGACCGGATCGTCAACGACCTGAACGATTCACGCATCAAACGCCAGGGGATTTCGCTCTCCGGCGGCGATCCGCTGCACCCGCAAAACGTGCCGGATATCCTGAAGCTGGTGAAACGCATTCGCCGCGAATGTGCAGGCAAAGATATTTGGGTCTGGACGGGATATAAGCTGAATGAACTCAATGCGCAGCAAAGAGAAGTAGTGGATCTGATTAACGTCCTGGTCGACGGCAAGTTCGTGCAGGATTTAAAAGACCCGGCCCTGATCTGGCGCGGCAGCAGCAATCAGGTTGTGCACCATTTGCGATGA
- a CDS encoding BglG family transcription antiterminator encodes MRFPNQRLAQLFDLLQNETLPQDELAQRLSVSTRTVRADITALNALLAGHGAQFILSRGNGYQLKIDDAQRYQQLQASHPRALRIPRTGPERVHYLVVRFLTSAFSLKLEDLADEWFVSRATLQSDMAEVREWFHRYNLTLETRPRHGMKLFGSEMSTRACLTDLLWELAQQDSLNPLVTDVALNAGVAEQMVPVLHEALTRHHIRLTDEGELFLRLYCAVSVRRISEGYPLPEFHAEDVEENVREAAKDIAVTIQQLAGKALSPSEESWLCVHIAARQIQEIAPSAINADDDEALVNYILRYINTHYNYNLLSDAQLHADLLTHIKTMITRVRYQIMIPNPLLDNIKQHYPMAWDMTLAAVSSWGKYTPYVISENEIGFLVLHIGVGLERHYNIGYQRQPRVLLVCDAGNAMVRMIEAVLQRKYPQIEVARTLTLREYELADSIGEDFVISTARVSEKSKPVVMIAPFPTDYQLEQIGKLVLVDRTRPWMLDKYFDAAHFRILDKPVDQQTLFRELCAQLEGEGFVGAEFLDSVVEREAIVSTMLGDGIALPHSLGLLAQKTVVYTVLAPHGVQWGDETAHVIFLLAISKSEYEEAMAIYDIFVTFLRERAMSRLCSCGDFAGFKAVAMESLSRF; translated from the coding sequence GTGCGATTTCCGAACCAACGTTTAGCGCAACTTTTCGATCTGTTGCAAAACGAGACGCTGCCGCAGGACGAGCTGGCGCAGCGGCTGTCGGTCTCCACGCGAACCGTCCGTGCCGATATCACCGCCCTGAACGCGCTGCTGGCAGGCCACGGCGCGCAGTTTATATTGAGCCGGGGCAACGGTTATCAGCTCAAAATTGATGATGCCCAGCGCTACCAGCAGCTGCAGGCATCCCACCCGCGCGCGCTGCGTATTCCCCGGACCGGGCCGGAGCGCGTGCACTATCTGGTGGTGCGTTTTCTCACCTCGGCATTTTCTCTTAAGCTCGAGGATCTGGCGGACGAGTGGTTCGTCAGCCGCGCCACGCTGCAGAGCGACATGGCCGAAGTGCGCGAGTGGTTTCACCGCTATAACCTGACGCTGGAAACGCGTCCTCGCCACGGCATGAAGCTGTTTGGCAGCGAGATGTCGACCCGCGCCTGCCTGACCGATCTGCTCTGGGAGCTGGCGCAGCAGGACAGCCTGAACCCGCTGGTGACCGACGTGGCGCTGAATGCAGGCGTGGCGGAGCAGATGGTGCCCGTGCTACACGAGGCGCTGACGCGTCATCACATCCGTCTGACCGACGAAGGCGAGCTGTTCCTGCGCCTGTACTGTGCGGTGTCGGTGCGGCGCATCAGCGAGGGCTATCCGCTGCCGGAATTCCATGCCGAAGACGTGGAAGAGAACGTGCGCGAGGCGGCGAAGGATATCGCCGTCACTATCCAGCAGCTGGCGGGCAAAGCGCTTTCACCTTCGGAGGAGAGCTGGCTGTGCGTGCACATTGCGGCGCGGCAGATTCAGGAGATTGCCCCGAGCGCAATTAACGCGGACGACGACGAAGCGCTGGTCAACTACATCCTGCGCTATATCAACACCCACTATAACTACAACCTGCTCAGCGACGCGCAGCTGCACGCGGACCTGCTCACGCACATCAAAACCATGATCACCCGCGTGCGGTATCAAATCATGATCCCCAATCCGCTGCTGGATAACATCAAGCAGCACTACCCGATGGCGTGGGATATGACCCTCGCGGCGGTGTCGAGCTGGGGAAAATACACGCCGTATGTGATCAGCGAAAACGAAATCGGCTTCCTGGTGCTGCATATCGGCGTCGGGCTGGAGCGCCATTACAACATCGGCTACCAGCGCCAGCCGCGGGTGCTGCTGGTATGCGACGCCGGGAATGCTATGGTCCGCATGATCGAGGCGGTGCTCCAGCGCAAGTACCCGCAGATTGAGGTGGCCCGCACGCTCACCCTGCGCGAGTACGAGCTGGCGGATTCCATCGGCGAGGACTTTGTCATTTCCACCGCCCGCGTGAGCGAAAAATCTAAACCGGTGGTGATGATCGCCCCGTTCCCGACCGATTACCAGTTAGAGCAGATCGGCAAGCTGGTGCTGGTGGACCGCACCCGCCCGTGGATGCTGGATAAATACTTCGATGCGGCCCATTTCCGCATTCTCGACAAGCCCGTTGATCAGCAAACGCTGTTCCGGGAACTGTGCGCGCAGCTTGAAGGCGAGGGGTTTGTCGGCGCGGAGTTCCTGGATTCTGTCGTCGAGCGTGAAGCCATCGTCAGCACCATGCTCGGCGACGGCATCGCGCTGCCGCACTCCCTCGGCCTTTTAGCGCAGAAAACCGTGGTCTATACCGTGCTCGCCCCGCACGGCGTTCAGTGGGGAGACGAAACCGCGCACGTCATCTTCCTGCTCGCCATCAGCAAAAGCGAATACGAAGAGGCGATGGCGATTTACGATATCTTCGTCACCTTCCTGCGTGAACGGGCGATGTCGCGGCTCTGTAGCTGCGGAGATTTTGCCGGGTTTAAGGCGGTGGCGATGGAGAGTTTGAGTCGGTTTTGA
- a CDS encoding lactonase family protein: MHTRTLLVASLSMLATAAIAQPQYAWVGTYNPNGEGLYRFTVDPQSGALANKTLVSRLPNAAQLAVSRDGKTLYLASEVEQGVVQALRVGDNGELSELNQVASGGAGPVYLSLTPNGRHLLVANYVSGSIAVLPVKADGSLGEATDTHQDQGEPGAAKPEAAAEGSFAISDHNGPHAHMIAADPSGKYVFSTDLGLDRLYQYRFDDRTGKLTPNDPPFISASSKGAGPRHFVFTPKGDALWLINEEASTLTHYTVNANGTLKEGKTLSALPEGYKGTSFAAGLALSADGKQLYVANRLHNSIGHFTVTAEGTLTHQDDVWTRGDYPRTLTLDKQGRWLYVMNQRSDNITRFRVAQDGKLSFEPDYTPVGSPSQMVISP, translated from the coding sequence ATGCACACCCGTACCCTGCTTGTTGCTTCACTCTCAATGCTCGCCACCGCCGCTATCGCCCAGCCGCAGTACGCCTGGGTGGGCACCTACAACCCCAACGGCGAAGGGCTGTACCGCTTTACCGTTGACCCGCAAAGCGGCGCGCTGGCGAATAAAACGCTGGTGAGCAGGCTGCCGAACGCCGCGCAGCTGGCCGTCTCACGCGATGGCAAAACGCTCTATCTGGCAAGCGAAGTGGAGCAGGGCGTGGTGCAGGCGCTGCGGGTGGGGGATAACGGCGAGCTGAGCGAGCTGAATCAGGTGGCCTCCGGCGGCGCGGGGCCGGTTTACCTGTCGCTGACCCCGAACGGTCGTCATCTGCTGGTGGCGAACTATGTCAGCGGATCTATCGCAGTGCTGCCCGTTAAAGCAGACGGCAGCCTGGGTGAGGCGACGGACACACATCAGGATCAGGGCGAACCGGGCGCGGCGAAGCCGGAAGCGGCAGCGGAGGGCAGCTTTGCCATCAGCGATCATAACGGCCCCCACGCGCACATGATCGCCGCCGATCCGAGCGGGAAATACGTGTTTTCCACCGATCTTGGGCTGGATCGCCTCTACCAGTACCGTTTTGACGATCGAACAGGGAAGCTGACGCCGAACGATCCGCCGTTTATCAGCGCCTCCTCAAAAGGCGCCGGGCCGCGCCACTTTGTTTTTACGCCAAAAGGCGATGCCCTGTGGCTGATTAACGAAGAGGCGTCTACGCTCACCCATTATACCGTGAACGCCAACGGCACCCTGAAAGAGGGCAAAACGCTCTCAGCCCTGCCGGAAGGTTACAAAGGCACCAGCTTTGCTGCCGGGCTCGCATTAAGCGCCGACGGTAAACAGCTGTATGTGGCTAACCGTTTGCATAACAGCATCGGGCACTTTACCGTAACAGCGGAGGGCACGCTGACGCATCAGGACGACGTGTGGACGCGCGGCGACTACCCGCGCACCCTGACGCTCGATAAGCAGGGACGCTGGCTGTACGTCATGAACCAGCGCAGCGACAACATCACCCGTTTCCGCGTGGCGCAGGACGGCAAATTGAGCTTCGAGCCGGACTATACCCCGGTCGGCAGCCCATCCCAGATGGTCATTTCACCTTAA
- the dagF gene encoding 2-dehydro-3-deoxy-phosphogluconate aldolase encodes MKLTPNFYRDRVCLNVLAGSKANASAIYEAAEGHVLVGVLSKNYPDVASAVADMREYAALIDNALSVGLGAGDPNQSAMVSEISRQVQPQHVNQVFTGVATSRALLGQNESVVNGLVSPTGTVGMVKISTGPLSSNAPDGIVPVETAIALLKDFGGSSIKYFPMGGLKCRDEYNAVAEACARHDFWLEPTGGIDLENYEEILQIALDAGVSKIIPHIYSSIIDKASGDTRPEDVRTLLAMTKKLVK; translated from the coding sequence ATGAAACTGACCCCCAACTTTTACCGTGACCGCGTCTGCCTGAACGTGCTGGCAGGATCGAAAGCCAACGCCAGCGCCATTTACGAGGCGGCGGAAGGTCACGTGCTGGTGGGCGTGCTCTCCAAAAATTACCCGGACGTGGCGAGCGCCGTTGCCGATATGCGTGAATATGCCGCGCTGATCGATAACGCACTCTCCGTCGGCCTCGGCGCGGGGGATCCGAACCAGTCGGCGATGGTAAGCGAGATCTCCCGTCAGGTGCAGCCGCAGCACGTCAACCAGGTCTTCACCGGCGTGGCCACCAGCCGCGCGCTGCTGGGGCAGAATGAGTCGGTGGTCAACGGCCTGGTCTCTCCGACCGGCACCGTGGGCATGGTGAAAATCTCCACCGGACCGCTGAGCAGCAACGCACCGGACGGCATCGTACCGGTTGAAACCGCGATTGCCCTGCTGAAGGATTTCGGCGGCAGCTCCATCAAATACTTCCCGATGGGCGGCCTCAAGTGCCGTGATGAGTACAACGCGGTGGCGGAAGCCTGCGCCCGTCACGACTTCTGGCTGGAGCCGACCGGAGGTATCGATCTGGAAAACTATGAGGAGATCCTGCAGATCGCCCTCGACGCGGGCGTGAGCAAAATCATCCCGCATATCTACAGCTCGATTATCGACAAAGCCAGCGGCGACACGCGCCCGGAAGACGTGCGTACGCTGCTTGCGATGACGAAGAAGCTGGTGAAGTAG
- a CDS encoding DgaE family pyridoxal phosphate-dependent ammonia lyase, whose translation MPSIYEKYHLKQVINTSGRMTALGVSTPRPEVVQAAMDGMNHYFEMKDLVNKTGEYIAKLLDVEGATVVSCASAGIAQSVAAVLVKDSDWLLENLHVTPIENNEIVLPKGHNVNFGAPVGTMVALGGGKLVEAGYANECSADQLAAAITPRTAAILYIKSHHCVQKSMLSVEQAAVVARKHDLPLIVDAAAEEDLHAYYRSGADLVIYSGAKAIEGPTSGLVIGKTQYVEWVKRQTAGIGRAMKVGKEGILGLTCAIEHYLTATKESGSEMVAKMTPFIEALNTLNGVTARVVWDSAGRDIARTEIKFDEATTGVGTGDLVAKLKQGEYAIYFRGYKANEGIIEADVRSVNADQLNIVYRRISEVLGQEKKA comes from the coding sequence ATGCCTTCGATTTATGAGAAGTACCATTTAAAGCAGGTGATCAACACCTCTGGCCGCATGACGGCGCTGGGCGTTTCCACGCCGCGCCCGGAAGTGGTGCAGGCGGCGATGGACGGCATGAATCACTATTTCGAGATGAAGGATCTGGTCAACAAAACCGGGGAATACATCGCGAAGCTGCTGGATGTGGAAGGCGCGACGGTAGTTTCCTGCGCGTCTGCGGGCATTGCCCAGTCCGTGGCGGCGGTGCTGGTCAAAGACAGCGACTGGCTGCTGGAAAACCTGCACGTGACCCCGATTGAGAACAACGAAATCGTCCTGCCGAAAGGCCACAACGTAAACTTTGGCGCGCCGGTGGGCACCATGGTGGCGCTGGGCGGCGGCAAGCTGGTGGAGGCGGGCTACGCCAACGAATGCTCCGCCGATCAGCTGGCGGCGGCGATCACCCCGCGCACGGCGGCGATCCTCTACATTAAATCGCACCACTGCGTGCAGAAAAGCATGCTCAGCGTCGAGCAGGCGGCGGTGGTGGCGCGCAAGCACGATCTCCCGCTGATCGTCGATGCGGCGGCGGAAGAAGATCTGCACGCGTACTACCGATCCGGTGCCGATCTGGTGATCTACAGCGGCGCGAAGGCGATTGAAGGCCCAACCAGCGGGCTGGTGATCGGCAAAACCCAGTACGTTGAGTGGGTGAAGCGCCAGACCGCGGGCATTGGCCGCGCGATGAAGGTGGGCAAAGAGGGCATTCTTGGCCTGACCTGCGCCATCGAACACTACCTGACGGCGACCAAAGAGAGCGGGTCTGAAATGGTGGCGAAGATGACGCCGTTTATCGAGGCGCTCAACACCCTCAACGGCGTGACCGCGCGCGTGGTCTGGGACAGCGCCGGTCGCGATATCGCGCGCACCGAGATCAAGTTCGACGAAGCCACGACCGGCGTCGGCACGGGCGATCTGGTGGCGAAGCTCAAGCAGGGCGAATACGCCATTTACTTCCGTGGCTACAAGGCCAACGAAGGGATTATCGAGGCGGACGTGCGCAGCGTGAATGCTGACCAGCTGAACATCGTGTATCGCCGCATTAGCGAAGTATTAGGACAGGAGAAAAAAGCATGA
- a CDS encoding amidohydrolase/deacetylase family metallohydrolase, with amino-acid sequence MFDLLLRRARLADDTLTDIAIQDGKIAALGEINAPAHKTVELNGDVFVSAGWIDSHVHCYPNSPIYHDEPDSVGIATGVTSVVDAGSTGADDVDDFYEITRKASTEVFALLNISRVGLIAQNELANMANIDADAVKQAVKRHPDFIVGLKARMSSSVVGENGITPLERAKAIQKENGDLPLMVHIGNNPPNLDEIAELLSSGDIITHCYNGKPNRILTPSGELRASITSALKRGVRLDVGHGTASFSFEVAKRAIAMGILPHTISSDIYCRNRINGPVGSLASVMSKFLAIGMSLPQVIDCVTANAADGLRLARKGRIQPGLDADLTLFTIKRQPTVLTDAENDSLQAEHILVPLAAIRAGKGYMTEQGSTEHAFDL; translated from the coding sequence ATGTTTGATTTACTCCTGCGCCGTGCGCGCCTTGCCGACGATACCCTGACCGATATCGCCATTCAGGACGGGAAGATCGCGGCGCTGGGCGAGATTAACGCCCCCGCGCATAAAACGGTTGAGCTGAACGGCGACGTGTTCGTCAGCGCAGGCTGGATTGACTCCCACGTTCACTGCTACCCGAACTCCCCGATTTACCACGACGAGCCGGACAGCGTGGGCATTGCCACCGGCGTCACCTCCGTGGTGGACGCGGGCAGTACCGGTGCCGACGATGTGGACGATTTCTACGAAATCACCCGTAAAGCCTCCACCGAGGTGTTTGCCCTGCTGAACATCTCCCGGGTGGGGCTGATTGCCCAGAACGAACTGGCCAACATGGCGAATATTGACGCCGACGCGGTGAAGCAGGCGGTGAAGCGCCACCCTGATTTTATCGTCGGCCTGAAGGCGCGCATGAGCAGCAGCGTGGTCGGTGAAAACGGCATTACGCCGCTGGAGCGCGCTAAAGCCATTCAGAAAGAGAACGGCGACCTGCCGCTGATGGTGCACATCGGCAACAACCCGCCGAACCTCGACGAAATCGCCGAGCTGCTGAGTTCCGGCGACATCATCACCCACTGCTATAACGGCAAGCCCAACCGCATTCTGACGCCCTCCGGCGAGCTGCGCGCCTCCATCACCTCCGCCCTGAAGCGCGGCGTGCGCCTGGACGTCGGCCACGGTACGGCGAGCTTCAGCTTTGAGGTGGCGAAACGCGCCATCGCGATGGGCATTCTGCCGCACACCATCAGCTCGGATATCTACTGCCGCAACCGCATCAACGGGCCGGTCGGCTCGCTGGCAAGCGTGATGTCGAAGTTTCTCGCCATCGGCATGTCCTTGCCGCAGGTGATTGACTGCGTCACCGCGAACGCCGCCGACGGCCTGCGCCTGGCGCGCAAGGGCCGCATCCAGCCGGGTCTCGACGCCGACCTGACGCTGTTCACGATTAAACGCCAGCCGACGGTGCTGACGGACGCCGAAAACGACAGCCTGCAGGCTGAACACATTCTGGTGCCGCTTGCCGCGATCCGCGCGGGCAAGGGCTACATGACCGAACAAGGGAGCACGGAACATGCCTTCGATTTATGA
- a CDS encoding DUF4310 family protein: MEQNKGFWYADWSFPIFVGLLSSGVFAGTHMYYLYGIGAFNEVAFVAMLKAGIDTGVYGAVAAFGASFLFARIIEGSLVGILDIGGAIQTGVGLGVPALLLGAGIMFPVTNFIAALITGLVIGLAIGYVIILARKFTINQSNSTYGADVMMGAGNASGRFLGPLIILSAMTASIPIGVGSLLGALVFYIWQKPITGGAILGAMLLGWLFPVAL; this comes from the coding sequence ATGGAACAGAATAAAGGTTTTTGGTATGCCGACTGGTCGTTCCCGATCTTCGTTGGCCTGCTCTCCTCCGGCGTTTTCGCCGGGACGCACATGTACTACCTCTACGGCATCGGCGCGTTTAACGAAGTGGCCTTCGTGGCGATGCTGAAAGCGGGGATCGATACCGGGGTTTACGGCGCCGTGGCGGCGTTCGGCGCGAGCTTCCTGTTCGCCCGCATTATCGAAGGGTCGCTGGTGGGTATTCTCGACATCGGCGGCGCCATCCAGACCGGCGTGGGCCTCGGCGTTCCGGCGCTACTGCTGGGCGCGGGCATCATGTTCCCGGTGACCAACTTCATTGCCGCGCTGATTACCGGCCTGGTGATTGGTCTGGCGATTGGCTACGTCATCATCCTGGCGCGTAAGTTCACCATCAACCAGAGCAACTCCACCTACGGCGCAGACGTGATGATGGGCGCGGGTAACGCCTCCGGCCGCTTCCTCGGGCCGTTGATTATCCTCAGCGCCATGACCGCCTCCATTCCTATCGGCGTCGGCTCCCTGCTGGGTGCGCTGGTGTTCTACATCTGGCAGAAGCCGATCACCGGTGGCGCGATCCTCGGCGCAATGCTGTTGGGCTGGCTGTTCCCGGTCGCCCTTTAA